Sequence from the Clostridium botulinum genome:
ATAAGAATTTTTATTTCCATCTGATATAATTATTGTTTCATCTGCTTCACCTATAAATGTAATTTTATGTTTAGCTTCATATAATCCATATCCTGTAGAACTTAAATCATAGATTCCCTTCTTTATATATATTGCATTTCCATCAATAGCAATCTCTTGAGCTTTTTGAATTGATTTATATGAATTTTCTTTACTTCCATCTCCAGTTTTATCATTTCCATTCTTTTCATCTACATAAATTACTCTATTGAAATTTAAAATCATATTATTAATCTTTATTGATTCATTTTTATCTGTTGCAAATGCATTTGTAAAATTTCCAAAAATAATAGCAAAAGCTACTACAAATATTATACCTATTTTTTTATAACAATTTTTCATTATATATTATTTCTCCCTTATTTCCATTATTGAACGCGTCCATAAAATATTTTAACTTTATATAAGATAAATTCCAACAATAATCGTAATACAAATTCCTTTATATCTAAGAAATTTAGTAAATTTTTACTTTTTATCATATAGTTGATTTTAAGTTGTTATTTTTAAGTAATAAAAAGACTATTTTAAATTCTATCTATTACATTATTTAATACGTATAATTTTTTTTTAATTTATAGATAATAAATATTGTAAATGAATTCTCCATCTGTTTAAACCTTTTGTAATTTACTAATAACCTTATCTAAATTCACAGAGAAAATTATTTCTCATGTAAAATAGTAGAACTAATTATATATCTATTCAGCATCCTTATTTTAACTAGTTCTACTATTATTTTAGTAATATATTCAATAAAAAAGACTATTTCTAGTCCTGATTTATTGCCTGCTATTTGATTTATCCTAGATTCCTATTGCGAAACAACTTCCTTATCTTCTGCTTTAACATTAACTGTTAATAATTCTAAAATTTCTTGATATTGTTCTTGTATAAGTAACTCATTCATTAAGAATATTCCTACATAAACCTTTTGCTTTTCTACATATTCAATTGTTAATAATCCTCGTTCAATTTTTCTTTCATATTGTTTTTTACAAGTTTCGTACATAGTTTGTACCTCCTATTGATTTATTAAGTTTTGAGCTGTAAGCTCGATAACTTTATCTGTTAATTTAATACTCTCATTCTCTTTATTTTCAAGCTTTTGACTCTTAATTTCTAATTCTTTATTTTTCTTCTCTAGTTCTAAGTTCTTAGATTCTAATTCGCTCTTTAATTGTTCTTTTTCTTCTGTAGTAGCTAATTTATCTGCTAAGATAAACTTATTAGTCTCTAAGTCTATGCCTATAACCTCTTTGTTATCATCTACATCTTCTACAAGACATTTATAATTCTCTGTAGCGTTAGTTTGTGTAAATATAAGTTGTCCTTTTTCATTGTGTACTGCTAGTATTTTCATTTTTTATCATCTCCTTTATAATATACAAGCGACATAGCTTACTGTTGTACTATTATCACCCTTATTATATGATAAATTAAATCCTGTATCGTTAGGAACTATACCAAAATAGAGTTCATTATTTTCACTATAACGAATAGCAAAGTTATCATTACTTGGACCACTCCCATATATCCAATATGTTCCTGGATATACCCAAGAAAAATTAGCATTTGTTATATGAAGAAAACATGTACTTTTTAAACTATAATTAGTACTTTTAACAAGAACAAAATTAGGTTTAAATCCTAACTGTATATTAATTGTTGTTTCCTTATTCATAGTAAGAGTTCCTGATTTTTTATTAGTTCCACCTAAATTCTCTATAGTAGCATTTCCAGTGATTTTATTTCCATTTACCCAAGCTGTTAAACCTTGTATTATATTATCTGGAGTAGCATTCCCAGGAGTTTGACTAGCTAAACTATTAGCTGTAACTTTACCATTCCCATTATGATATCCAACGGGTATTATATAGCTTCCTCCACAGTTTAAACTTGCAGTTTTTGATCCTTGATTTGGCATAGTTCCTGTTATAGGTCCACTATCCACTGTTGCTGTAGAACCACTTAACAACTTATCGGCTGTAGCATTTCCACCACCTCCTTTACCCTGTAATATAAAATCCGAGCCATTATAACATAGGTTGTATGGAATATTAGCTTTAAGATTATTTACTATATTACCAAAAGAGTCTTTAATATTTTTAGCGCCATAATTATTTAAATTCAAACTACAGTTTCCAATAGCGTTACTTCCTACAAACAAAGTACATCTTGTACCTTTATTTAAGCTAGTTATTCTTGCACTAGAACCTATATAAGAATTAGTTCCAGTTGCTTCTACTATTGGATAACTATCGTTCGCAATATCTTTCAAGGATGAATTAATATCATCTATTTTTTTATTAATATTACTTTCTAAAACTTGTACATCTTTTTTTGTTGCAAGTATAACTGTAGGATCTATTTTTAATGTTACATTTTCTGCATTACTGACCTCTAAAATAACTCTAATTATTAAATCTTTACTACTTCCTTCACTTGCAAGTGGCTTGTAAGTTTCAGCAAGCTTACTTATTGCAATTAAATTATCTTCATCGTCGTAAATACCTGCTTCTCTAATAAAGAATCCACCAACATCTGATGGTATTACAGTTTCTACTATAACCCAATTAGAGTTTTCTTTGTCAATTTTCACACTTCCAATATTGCCTTCCCATACTTGATTTATTAATTCATCTTGATTTTCAGTAGGATTATAATATTTGCCTCCACCATCCCCTATTTTAAGCTTTACAAAATCAACCTTGCTTCCTAATGCTGCACTATTTGCTATCTTGGCTTTTCCTAGCTTAGTCAAGATAGTATAAAATTGTTCTGCCATTAAATTTTCTCCTTTCTTGGATATGTTGTAATTTCTTCTACTCCATTTATTTCTAGCAATGATATATTTATTTTACCTTTAGATTCAATATCTTTAGGACTCCATGGATATACTGTCATTGCTTCTCCTTGCATTGTTGTTATTCCAATATAAGACTTTCCCTTAACTGAAAGATATATATTTAATACATCGGTCCATGATCGTTTGTTTTTATAAGCATTTATTAAAGTATCTAACTTTTTTAATTCACTTGGTGAAGCACCTCTATCTGTTATATCTATATCAAGTGAAAAATAATAAGGCTCCCCACCATATTCAAACCACTCTTTTAATCGAGTTCGTCCAAATACAGTTGTTGCAGCTTCTTCAACTGCAACTGGAGTGCCTTTTATTTTATGCAATCGTATTGAATTTTTAACAAGTTCTTTTTTAGTCTCTAATGATAAAGTATAATCATAAAAATCTACATGAAATTGCCATGCTAACGAATCAATAGTTTCTTCATCTAATTCCTCAATTCTCCCATAAATATATGTTAATTTAGTTTTCTCATCTAGTATTTTAAAATATGGTTCAATAGCTTTGCATAGTGCCTTCACAAATAGATCCTGTTGTAGATATGAAGTTTGTAAACTTAATAAATCAATATTGTTAAGTTCCATTATTCCACACCTCCATAAGTTACTTTTATATTTGTAACTTTTGCTATTTCATTTTCTCCTATAATTTTATGAATTGGTGATTTAACTTCAATTCTCCTAACTCCTGAAATTCTTCTATTATCAACTTCAATTGCTGCAGCATTTTGAATTTGATATTTTAGTTCATCAGGATTTATAGGCTTTCCTATTTCACTTTGTTGCCATTTTATAAAATCTCTTATTGCTCCATCTACAAAATTTAAATTTTCACCTTCAATAGCCTTTCTCCATTTACCTTCACTTGTTGGAAAATTTTTATCTATATAATATGTTAATTCAATATCATAATTGTTAACTGTTGGAGTTCCTATCTCTACTTTATCTGTGAGTGGTCGTCTATCTTTAGGAGAACATTCTTTATATACCTTATCTAATATTTCTTGTGATGGAATTTCACCATCATCTACTACAACAAATATTTTAACTGTTCCTGGACTTGGTGAGGTTACTTTAACTCCTGAAATAGAATTATCTGCAGAATATGCAAAATATTCATACGCTCCATCTGGTCCAGCTGTGCTTTTACCCTCCATTGCTAATCTGGCTCTTTTTCTATATGATTTATCATCTTCAATATCTGAACCGGACTTAGATATTTCAGTATTATAAATTTTTTCTACATATGCTATAGGATCAACAATGTAATTAATTTTTCCAATTTCAAAACCATTGTATTTTTCTCCAGGTGATACTGCTATAAGGATAATATCTGATTCTAAAATTCCTTTTGGAATAATAGTATCCTCTTTAACTTTAAACATAGTTATACCATCTGGTGTAACTTTAGTTCCAGCTTTTATTGTAATATTTTCATTTTGGATAGTAGATAATTTTACTTTTCCTTTACAAAATGAATATGTTGCTTGTAATCTACTTGTAGTATGATAATCTTTGGCTATTGCATCTAACTTTTCTTTTCTTGCGTTTTCTAATAGATTTTGGTTTGCAGTATCATTTATTTTATTTGCTATTCCTACTACTATTGGCATTAATGAGCGTAAAAAAAGCTTTCTTTCATCACCATCATGTATTTTTTCCTCAAGTTCTGTTTCTACAGTAGTTAACATATCTTCAAATATTGTTTCAGGATTAATATTTATAAAATTAATCAATTGTTACTACCACCTTTATGAATGGAATTTTAATATCTTTATTATCATCACTTTCCTTAAATTCAATTTCTACATTTTTAACTGTAGCCCTGGTTTCATAGGTATTTATTAAATCATAGGTTTCTTCAATAAGTGCTGCTTTATTTTTTTCTAAAACTCCATCTAAATTTTTAGGATTTCTGCCCATTAATCTATCATACGGAACTTCATATTTAACTATATTAAGGATGTTATTTACATTTTGAAGTATTCTTTCATCACCTTTAGCATTCCAATTAATTAAATTTGTATCACTCTTTACTGTATACTCCATAATTATCCTCCAAAGATTTTATTTTCTAATGCATCTACCTTTGCATTATCTTCACTTGACATTTCTTTTTTTTCTGAAGACTTTTTTTTGCCTTTTGATTTACTGGTTTTTTTAGATTCACTCGAAGTCCCTTCTTCTTTTTTAACACCTGCTCTTACATACTCCTTGAAGCTTAACTTCATTGTGCTTTTAATTAATTTCCCCCCATATATATATATATTGTCAGTTAAACTAACACTAGTTAATAAAAA
This genomic interval carries:
- a CDS encoding phage tail protein yields the protein MAEQFYTILTKLGKAKIANSAALGSKVDFVKLKIGDGGGKYYNPTENQDELINQVWEGNIGSVKIDKENSNWVIVETVIPSDVGGFFIREAGIYDDEDNLIAISKLAETYKPLASEGSSKDLIIRVILEVSNAENVTLKIDPTVILATKKDVQVLESNINKKIDDINSSLKDIANDSYPIVEATGTNSYIGSSARITSLNKGTRCTLFVGSNAIGNCSLNLNNYGAKNIKDSFGNIVNNLKANIPYNLCYNGSDFILQGKGGGGNATADKLLSGSTATVDSGPITGTMPNQGSKTASLNCGGSYIIPVGYHNGNGKVTANSLASQTPGNATPDNIIQGLTAWVNGNKITGNATIENLGGTNKKSGTLTMNKETTINIQLGFKPNFVLVKSTNYSLKSTCFLHITNANFSWVYPGTYWIYGSGPSNDNFAIRYSENNELYFGIVPNDTGFNLSYNKGDNSTTVSYVACIL
- a CDS encoding phage tail protein I; amino-acid sequence: MELNNIDLLSLQTSYLQQDLFVKALCKAIEPYFKILDEKTKLTYIYGRIEELDEETIDSLAWQFHVDFYDYTLSLETKKELVKNSIRLHKIKGTPVAVEEAATTVFGRTRLKEWFEYGGEPYYFSLDIDITDRGASPSELKKLDTLINAYKNKRSWTDVLNIYLSVKGKSYIGITTMQGEAMTVYPWSPKDIESKGKINISLLEINGVEEITTYPRKEKI
- a CDS encoding baseplate J/gp47 family protein, which produces MINFININPETIFEDMLTTVETELEEKIHDGDERKLFLRSLMPIVVGIANKINDTANQNLLENARKEKLDAIAKDYHTTSRLQATYSFCKGKVKLSTIQNENITIKAGTKVTPDGITMFKVKEDTIIPKGILESDIILIAVSPGEKYNGFEIGKINYIVDPIAYVEKIYNTEISKSGSDIEDDKSYRKRARLAMEGKSTAGPDGAYEYFAYSADNSISGVKVTSPSPGTVKIFVVVDDGEIPSQEILDKVYKECSPKDRRPLTDKVEIGTPTVNNYDIELTYYIDKNFPTSEGKWRKAIEGENLNFVDGAIRDFIKWQQSEIGKPINPDELKYQIQNAAAIEVDNRRISGVRRIEVKSPIHKIIGENEIAKVTNIKVTYGGVE